A part of Pararhizobium sp. A13 genomic DNA contains:
- the phnH gene encoding phosphonate C-P lyase system protein PhnH, which translates to MGVQTEIHASAYAGAFTEPVFQSQAVFRALMDAMARPGTIAPLGASASPPAPLGAGAGAIALTLCDDGTPVWLSPALANSSVPAWLSFHTGASLTEVKPEARLVFVDAGGIVPGFDQFALGTQEYPDRSATLVLEIASLEGGAELVATGPGIKHETIISPVGLPGIFLTLWAENRALFPRGVDLILVAGTNILCLPRTTKLRRREI; encoded by the coding sequence ATGGGCGTTCAGACCGAAATCCACGCCAGCGCCTATGCCGGTGCCTTCACGGAGCCTGTTTTCCAGTCGCAGGCCGTATTCCGGGCTCTGATGGATGCCATGGCACGCCCCGGCACGATCGCGCCGCTTGGCGCATCGGCAAGTCCACCGGCGCCGCTTGGTGCCGGTGCCGGAGCGATTGCGCTGACCCTGTGCGACGACGGAACCCCCGTCTGGCTCAGCCCTGCCCTTGCCAATTCATCGGTGCCGGCCTGGCTGTCCTTCCACACCGGCGCGTCGCTGACGGAGGTCAAGCCAGAGGCCCGCCTCGTCTTCGTCGACGCTGGTGGCATCGTTCCGGGTTTCGACCAGTTCGCGCTTGGCACGCAGGAATATCCGGATCGCTCCGCAACGCTGGTGCTTGAAATCGCGTCGCTCGAAGGCGGCGCGGAATTGGTCGCCACCGGCCCCGGAATCAAGCACGAGACCATCATTTCGCCGGTCGGCCTGCCGGGCATTTTCCTCACCCTCTGGGCGGAAAATCGCGCGCTGTTTCCAAGGGGTGTCGATCTGATCCTGGTCGCAGGCACGAACATTCTTTGCCTGCCGCGCACCACCAAGCTTCGCCGCAGGGAGATCTGA
- the phnG gene encoding phosphonate C-P lyase system protein PhnG, giving the protein MDTMKQKSGAAVNERKRAMELLAKASIAELSAGWRAIEPKPEVHAVRGPESGLVMVRGRIGGGGDAFNLGEATVSRATVRLGSGEIGHGQLLGNDREKARLAAVFDALRQRPEHRQAVESLIDAVENHVAAEDRKQAEQTAATRVDFFTMVRGDN; this is encoded by the coding sequence ATGGATACCATGAAACAAAAGAGCGGCGCGGCGGTGAATGAGCGCAAGCGGGCGATGGAGCTGCTGGCAAAGGCCTCGATCGCAGAGCTCAGCGCGGGCTGGCGGGCGATCGAGCCGAAGCCCGAGGTGCATGCGGTGCGCGGGCCGGAAAGCGGTCTTGTCATGGTGCGTGGCCGCATCGGCGGCGGCGGTGACGCCTTCAATCTCGGCGAGGCGACGGTCAGCCGGGCCACGGTGCGGCTCGGCTCGGGCGAGATCGGCCACGGCCAGCTGCTCGGCAATGACCGTGAGAAGGCGCGTCTTGCCGCGGTTTTCGATGCGCTTCGCCAGCGACCAGAACATAGGCAGGCCGTCGAATCGCTGATCGACGCGGTTGAAAACCATGTCGCGGCTGAAGACCGCAAACAGGCCGAACAGACCGCGGCGACACGCGTCGATTTCTTCACGATGGTCCGGGGAGACAACTGA